The DNA segment GCCTTCTTCCGTAGGAACCAGTTCGGGCTCAATCGTCTTACAAGCGCTCATCGCAAGCTCGCACCGCGGATGGAACGGACAGCCAAACGGTAACTTTAATAAGTTTGGCGAAGCGCCTGGAATCGGCTTAATTTGATCGAGGTCGTGAATGAGTGACGGAACAGCTTTGAGCAATCCGGCCGTATATGGATGCTTTGGGTGCTCAAAAATCGCATGAATGTCATCAAACTCGACGACTTTACCGGCATACATAACCCCAAGATAATCCGCCACCTTCGCGACAACCGCAATATCGTGCGACAGCAAAAGTAACGTAATGCCAAGCTCACGGTTGATCTTCTCTAAAATCGAGAAAATATAGTCTTGGGTGATGACATCTAAGGCCGTCGTCGGTTCGTCTAGAATGACGACCTTCGGCTCTAACAACAGGCTAAACGCAATCATGACCCGCTGCTTCATCCCCCCGCTCAGTTCATGAGGATACGCCCGCATCATCCGTTGCGGCTCAAGCTTGACGTACTCCAGCAGCTCGGTCGCTCGTTGTTCAATCTCTCTTTCAGTCGCATCCTTCTTATGCGCTCGATACGTTTCGGTAATTTGCTCCCCAATCGTCACAACCGGATTTAACGAGTTTTGCGCTGCCTGAAAGACCATTGACACGTCCGACCACCGATACTGACGCAACGCTTTTTCCGACATTTGTAAAACGTCCTTACCGTCCACCCGAATTCCGTTTGCCGAAATCACCCCTGGCGCCGACACCATCCGGAGCAGTGTCGAAGCTAAGGTCGATTTCCCGCTCCCACTCTCACCGACAAGCGCCGTCACCTTCCCTTTTGGAATCCGAAGCGTCACATCGCGCACCGCCTGCACCGTGCCTCCGCGCAACGGAAAATCAACATTCACCCGCTCAAATTCGATGATGTTTTCCATTTAAGCACCACCTCTCGTACGCAATCTAGGATTTAAAGCTTCATCCAGCCCATTGGCAAGAAAAATCGTGCCGAGCTGAAACAACGCAAGACAGACGATCGGCGACAGCACATACACGTAGCCGTTCGGATTAAAGATACCGCCCGTTTGGGAAATCGCCAGGTTCAGCATTTGCCCCCAGTTCGTCGGCGAATATGGTGCTAAGCCGAGCATCATAATGGCAACGCTGCCGACAATCGCTCCACGCATAATCATAATAAAGTTGATCGCCAAGTAGGAGACGATATTCGGCATTATTTCTTTAAAGATCATGTGAGGCAAGCCTAAATCCATCACCTTACAGATGACGATAAAATCCCTTTCCTTTAACGAAATGACTTGCGACCGCACAGCCCTCGTCAACCCCGGCCAGCTCCATGCACTCA comes from the Litoribacterium kuwaitense genome and includes:
- a CDS encoding ABC transporter ATP-binding protein — its product is MENIIEFERVNVDFPLRGGTVQAVRDVTLRIPKGKVTALVGESGSGKSTLASTLLRMVSAPGVISANGIRVDGKDVLQMSEKALRQYRWSDVSMVFQAAQNSLNPVVTIGEQITETYRAHKKDATEREIEQRATELLEYVKLEPQRMMRAYPHELSGGMKQRVMIAFSLLLEPKVVILDEPTTALDVITQDYIFSILEKINRELGITLLLLSHDIAVVAKVADYLGVMYAGKVVEFDDIHAIFEHPKHPYTAGLLKAVPSLIHDLDQIKPIPGASPNLLKLPFGCPFHPRCELAMSACKTIEPELVPTEEGYRPACHLYDPDKEEAATIK
- a CDS encoding ABC transporter permease; the encoded protein is FFILMATVGPRIFPLNMQVDYENRYEQPSFEHWLGTDYGGRDVWAQIVHGSQEVLFIGLLAAAVTLTFGAVLGMISGLVGGKLDTVLMMLTNLFLTIPSLPVFIILAAFLSIEDPFSFALVLSAWSWPGLTRAVRSQVISLKERDFIVICKVMDLGLPHMIFKEIMPNIVSYLAINFIMIMRGAIVGSVAIMMLGLAPYSPTNWGQMLNLAISQTGGIFNPNGYVYVLSPIVCLALFQLGTIFLANGLDEALNPRLRTRGGA